One genomic region from Enoplosus armatus isolate fEnoArm2 chromosome 17, fEnoArm2.hap1, whole genome shotgun sequence encodes:
- the LOC139299794 gene encoding dual specificity mitogen-activated protein kinase kinase 6-like → MSLSKGGKKKNPGLKLAKEVFAQPTPAAAAPPRDLDSKACVTIGDQNFVVKADDLEQIEELGRGAYGVVDKMKHVPSGVIMAVKRIRATVNTLEQKRLLMDLDISMRTVDCFFTVTFYGALFREGDVWICMELMDTSLDKFYKKVIEKGKDIPEDILGKITVAIVKALEHLHSNLSVIHRDVKPSNVLINTQGQVKMCDFGISGHLVDSVAKTMDAGCKPYMAPERINPDLNQKGYSVKSDIWSLGITMIELAILKFPYDSWGTPFQQLKQVVDEPSPQLPADRFSPEFVDFISQCLRKKPNERPAYTELMQDPFFTLHDSKETDVASFVKVILDD, encoded by the exons atgtctctgTCTAAAGGAG ggaagaagaagaacccTGGGCTGAAGCTGGCCAAAGAAGTGTTTGCGCAGcccacaccagcagcagcagc GCCCCCTCGAGATCTTGACTCTAAAGCTTGCGTCACAATTGGAGATCAG AACTTTGTGGTGAAGGCCGATGACTTGGAGCAGATTGAAGAGCTCGGGAGGGGAGCGTACGGCGTGGTGGACAAGATGAAACATGTGCCCAGTGGCGTTATCATGGCTGTCAAG AGGATTCGTGCCACAGTCAACACTCTGGAGCAGAAGAGGCTTCTGATGGACCTGGACATCTCCATGAGGACAGTAGACTGCTTCTTCACCGTCACCTTCTATGGCGCCCTCTTCAGAGAG gggGATGTTTGGATCTGTATGGAGCTGATGGACACATCTCTGGACAAGTTCTATAAGAAGGTTATTGAGAAAGGCAAAGACATCCCAGAGGACATCCTGGGCAAGATCACAGTAGCA ATTGTCAAGGCATTAGAGCATCTGCACAGTAACCTGTCGGTGATACACAGAG ATGTGAAGCCCTCCAATGTTCTGATCAACACTCAGGGTCAAGTGAAAATGTGCGACTTCGGCATCAGTGGCCACCTGGTGGACTCTGTGGCCAAAACAATGGATGCAGGCTGCAAGCCCTACATGGCg CCTGAGAGGATCAACCCGGACCTCAACCAGAAAGGCTACAGTGTCAAGTCAGACATATGGAGTCTTGGAATCACGATG ATCGAGCTGGCCATTTTGAAATTCCCCTACGACTCATGGGGCACCCCGTTCCAGCAGCTCAAACAGGTTGTGGACGAGCCGTCTCCACAGTTGCCCGCCGACCGTTTCTCCCCAGAGTTTGTAGACTTCATCTCCCAGTG CTTAAGAAAGAAGCCAAATGAGAGACCAGCTTATACAGAATTAATG CAAGATCCGTTTTTCACCCTGCATGACTCCAAAGAGACAGACGTGGCCAGTTTCGTCAAGGTCATCCTGGATGACTGA